One genomic window of Malaciobacter molluscorum LMG 25693 includes the following:
- the moaA gene encoding GTP 3',8-cyclase MoaA — protein MLIDGHNRVVDYLRVSVTERCNFRCQYCMPEKPFSWVPKENLLSYENLFKFIKVSIDEGVKKVRITGGEPLLREGLDAFIKMIYDYKNDIDLALTTNGYLLPKVAQKLKDAGLKRVNISLDTLKPDVAQKIAQKDVLNKVLEGIETASKVGLKVKINCVPMKGINDGELVDILEFCKDRGYTVRFIEFMENHHAKDSAKGLNSEEIQKIIASKYNFKPVKRDGSSPSQNFKLNDGYEFGIIEPHKADFCSDCNRIRLTAEGFLIPCLYFEDALSIKKAVESDDIEKAVEILKKVLKNKPEKNKWSEDSDGETSARAFYKTGG, from the coding sequence ATGTTAATAGATGGACACAATAGAGTAGTAGATTATTTAAGAGTATCTGTTACTGAAAGATGTAATTTTAGATGCCAATACTGTATGCCAGAAAAACCATTTTCATGGGTACCAAAAGAGAACTTACTTTCTTATGAAAATTTATTTAAATTTATAAAAGTATCAATCGATGAAGGTGTTAAGAAAGTTCGTATTACAGGTGGTGAACCTCTTCTACGAGAAGGATTAGATGCTTTTATTAAAATGATATATGATTATAAAAACGATATTGATTTAGCCTTAACAACAAATGGCTATCTTTTACCAAAAGTTGCACAAAAATTAAAAGATGCTGGACTTAAAAGAGTTAATATATCTTTAGATACTCTAAAACCTGATGTTGCACAAAAGATTGCACAAAAGGATGTATTAAATAAAGTTTTAGAGGGAATTGAAACAGCTTCAAAAGTAGGATTAAAAGTAAAAATAAATTGTGTTCCAATGAAAGGAATAAATGATGGTGAACTTGTAGATATTTTAGAATTCTGTAAAGATAGAGGATATACTGTAAGATTTATTGAATTTATGGAAAATCATCATGCTAAAGATAGTGCAAAGGGCTTAAATTCAGAAGAAATACAAAAAATTATAGCTTCAAAATATAATTTCAAACCAGTTAAAAGAGATGGAAGTTCACCTTCTCAAAATTTTAAATTAAATGATGGTTATGAGTTTGGAATAATAGAGCCACATAAAGCTGATTTCTGTTCTGATTGTAATAGAATTAGATTGACAGCAGAAGGTTTTTTAATTCCATGTTTATATTTTGAAGATGCGTTAAGTATTAAAAAAGCAGTTGAGAGTGATGACATAGAAAAAGCTGTTGAAATTTTGAAAAAAGTTTTAAAAAATAAGCCAGAAAAAAATAAATGGTCTGAAGATAGTGACGGTGAAACTTCTGCAAGGGCATTTTACAAAACAGGTGGATGA
- a CDS encoding precorrin-2 dehydrogenase/sirohydrochlorin ferrochelatase family protein yields the protein MNYLPILLNMKNKKILVVGGGVIAHRKILCLLEFSINITIISKEITKELSEIIHKYKLTYIQDNYNKKYLSNIDILVVAVNNLKLQEEIYLYTKDRKFLCNFVDFKEYSDFIFPSIIKQGDISISISTNGQSPAIAKELKNYIKSLIPLNINEFLNSMKDLRNNLPKGEKRMSLLRKKAQEYFNSLKK from the coding sequence TTGAACTATTTACCAATATTATTAAACATGAAAAATAAAAAAATATTAGTAGTTGGTGGAGGAGTTATTGCACATAGAAAGATCCTTTGTCTTTTAGAGTTTTCAATAAATATTACAATTATCTCAAAAGAGATTACAAAAGAACTAAGTGAAATTATACATAAGTATAAACTAACATATATACAAGATAATTACAATAAAAAGTATTTATCTAATATTGATATATTAGTTGTTGCAGTAAATAATTTAAAATTGCAAGAAGAAATTTATTTATATACAAAAGATAGAAAATTTTTGTGTAATTTTGTAGATTTTAAAGAGTATAGTGATTTTATTTTCCCTTCTATTATAAAACAGGGGGATATTAGTATATCTATTAGTACAAATGGTCAATCTCCTGCAATAGCAAAAGAACTAAAAAATTATATAAAAAGTTTAATACCATTGAATATCAATGAGTTTTTAAATAGTATGAAAGATTTAAGAAATAATTTGCCAAAAGGTGAAAAAAGAATGAGCCTTTTGAGAAAAAAGGCTCAAGAATATTTTAATAGCTTAAAAAAATAG
- a CDS encoding DHH family phosphoesterase: MKLFHISHTDLDGYSCQLLTKQIFNQGIFFNANYGLEVKLTLKKVLELIKQENKEEEIFLLITDLNLTQQESKDLDKDITALKKENYNIKLQLLDHHASGQKSADNYEWYYLDISKCAAKITYEYLVKYYGGFAQNDVWINPLIKSVNAIDIWLDNETFNFEFGKVLLTMISKVREINNILFADLNRDFRLYLLKEAAKYINEENANIKLDDDIHKLKKQFLNTEGIDDTLDNLSAKYLVYSLDNIKDELTVFYKGHKGLLTYTLGSISIPANAFLKANPDYDFFIDVSKKGNASFRADGKVDVSYMAEKLANGGGHVNASGAKFEDFKETIDYLQVKNYIQEKLCSLEKI; encoded by the coding sequence ATGAAATTGTTTCACATTTCTCATACAGATTTAGATGGATATTCTTGTCAACTTTTAACAAAACAGATATTTAATCAAGGTATTTTTTTTAATGCTAATTACGGTCTTGAAGTAAAATTAACTTTAAAAAAAGTTCTCGAATTAATAAAACAAGAGAATAAAGAAGAAGAGATATTTCTTTTAATAACAGATTTAAATCTTACACAACAAGAATCAAAAGATTTAGATAAAGATATAACTGCATTAAAAAAAGAAAATTATAATATAAAACTTCAACTTTTAGATCATCATGCTTCTGGACAAAAAAGTGCTGATAACTATGAATGGTACTATTTAGATATAAGTAAATGTGCTGCAAAAATCACATATGAATATTTAGTTAAATATTATGGTGGATTTGCTCAAAATGATGTATGGATTAATCCTTTAATAAAAAGTGTAAATGCTATTGATATTTGGTTAGATAATGAGACTTTTAATTTTGAATTTGGAAAAGTTCTTTTAACTATGATTAGTAAAGTAAGAGAGATTAATAATATTCTTTTTGCTGATTTAAATAGAGATTTTAGATTATACCTTTTAAAAGAAGCTGCAAAATATATAAATGAAGAAAATGCAAATATAAAACTTGATGATGATATACATAAATTGAAAAAGCAGTTTCTAAATACAGAAGGAATTGATGATACTTTAGATAATTTGAGTGCTAAGTATTTAGTATATTCATTAGATAACATAAAAGATGAATTAACTGTATTTTATAAAGGACATAAAGGTCTTTTAACCTATACTCTAGGTTCTATTTCAATTCCTGCAAATGCATTTTTAAAAGCAAATCCTGATTATGATTTTTTTATAGATGTAAGTAAAAAAGGAAATGCTTCTTTTCGAGCAGATGGAAAAGTTGATGTCTCTTATATGGCTGAAAAACTTGCAAATGGTGGTGGTCATGTAAATGCAAGTGGTGCAAAGTTTGAAGATTTTAAAGAGACTATTGATTATTTACAAGTTAAAAATTATATACAAGAAAAATTATGTAGCTTAGAAAAAATCTAA
- a CDS encoding sensor histidine kinase: protein MNTKSIYKQFYQKLILATSLFITTLSFIFYGYTKATIYEELKESLVSDAQLIYKISKSKGANKTNFNIITHTGITVDLVTVDNLSEISFETFDSNGDYYVELLYPFDIKSKKFIKIIKNINSSREMLTKIFNNLLFLSLGGLILVVLYAFTVSKTLLRPIIQITKKLSNMNEHYLTQIKKDTLPIEFHPLADSINSLTNRIETYVKFKKELFIGAAHELKTPLAVMKLKNEVTLMKQRDAQKYQDTLKLTIKQIDDMNKMIGSILDIGRAEGAQFEKPVEVDLVQYMQRKTNDYRMLSAQKKITITFYANVNYYNILLQVTLLNQIIQNFVQNAIKFTPEEHSIAIRLEKNKEFTTISVTDDGIGIDENIDLFAPFKRVGTESGAGLGLFLAKNAADAMGAKISLENRKDGKLGCVAKLMLYNNPVCKLS from the coding sequence ATGAACACGAAAAGCATTTATAAACAGTTTTATCAAAAACTAATACTTGCAACTTCGCTGTTCATTACAACACTATCATTCATCTTTTATGGATATACTAAAGCTACAATTTACGAGGAACTAAAGGAGAGCTTAGTTTCTGATGCACAACTAATATATAAAATTAGTAAAAGTAAAGGTGCAAATAAAACAAATTTTAATATTATAACTCATACTGGGATTACTGTAGATTTAGTTACTGTAGATAATTTATCTGAAATTAGTTTTGAAACATTTGACAGTAATGGTGACTATTATGTTGAACTTTTATATCCATTTGATATTAAAAGTAAAAAATTTATAAAAATAATAAAAAATATAAATTCATCAAGAGAAATGCTTACAAAAATATTTAATAATTTATTGTTTTTATCTCTAGGAGGTTTAATATTAGTAGTGCTTTATGCATTTACTGTATCAAAAACTCTATTAAGACCAATTATTCAAATTACAAAAAAACTATCTAATATGAATGAACATTATCTTACACAAATAAAAAAAGATACTTTACCAATTGAATTTCACCCACTTGCTGATTCTATTAACTCTTTAACAAATAGAATCGAAACATATGTAAAGTTTAAAAAAGAGTTATTTATTGGAGCTGCACATGAATTAAAAACTCCACTTGCAGTAATGAAATTAAAAAATGAAGTAACTTTAATGAAACAAAGAGATGCACAAAAGTATCAAGATACATTAAAACTTACAATTAAACAAATAGATGATATGAATAAAATGATAGGTTCTATCCTTGATATAGGTAGAGCTGAAGGTGCACAATTTGAAAAACCAGTAGAAGTAGATTTAGTTCAATATATGCAAAGAAAAACTAATGATTACCGAATGTTAAGTGCACAGAAAAAAATCACAATTACTTTTTATGCAAATGTAAATTATTATAATATCCTATTACAAGTAACACTATTAAATCAAATTATTCAAAATTTTGTACAAAATGCTATTAAATTTACACCAGAAGAACACAGTATTGCTATAAGATTAGAAAAAAATAAAGAATTTACTACTATTTCTGTAACTGATGATGGAATTGGGATTGATGAAAATATTGATCTTTTTGCTCCATTTAAAAGAGTTGGAACAGAAAGTGGTGCAGGACTTGGACTATTTTTAGCTAAAAATGCTGCTGATGCAATGGGCGCAAAAATATCTTTAGAAAATAGAAAAGATGGAAAACTTGGATGTGTTGCAAAGCTTATGCTTTACAATAATCCAGTATGTAAATTATCTTAA
- a CDS encoding ABC transporter ATP-binding protein, whose protein sequence is MNIIDFENIHVGYDEKIILKELTLKIKQNEHWAILGSNGCGKSTLIKLMLSEIHPRKKYTYKKEIMGKQRYSIFELKKQLGIITNDLHNYFEKNGAFLLGYEVVLSGFYSSIGIFKHQDFTKEQHDTALQTMIFLEIEELKDKLVCEMSTGQLRKCIIARALIHKPKAFILDEPTVGLDIKAQDNFIKLLRKLSKKSSIILVTHHIEEIFKEINKVALIKDNTIYKSGNKEDILNSKNLSNVFNINIELDKQNDRYFIKSINN, encoded by the coding sequence ATGAATATAATTGATTTTGAAAATATTCATGTTGGATATGATGAAAAAATAATATTAAAAGAATTAACATTAAAAATAAAGCAAAATGAGCATTGGGCAATTTTGGGTTCAAATGGCTGTGGAAAATCAACACTTATTAAACTTATGTTATCAGAGATTCATCCAAGGAAAAAGTACACATATAAAAAAGAGATTATGGGAAAACAACGATACTCTATTTTTGAATTAAAAAAACAATTGGGAATAATAACAAATGATTTGCATAATTACTTTGAAAAAAATGGTGCTTTCCTTTTAGGCTATGAAGTTGTACTGAGTGGATTTTATAGTTCTATTGGTATTTTTAAACATCAAGATTTTACAAAAGAACAACATGATACAGCTTTACAGACTATGATTTTTTTAGAAATTGAAGAATTAAAAGATAAATTAGTATGTGAAATGTCAACAGGACAATTAAGAAAATGTATTATTGCACGAGCATTAATTCATAAACCAAAAGCTTTTATTTTAGATGAACCAACAGTTGGATTAGATATAAAAGCACAAGATAATTTCATTAAATTACTTAGAAAATTATCTAAAAAAAGTTCTATAATTTTAGTAACTCATCATATTGAAGAAATTTTTAAAGAGATTAATAAAGTTGCACTTATAAAAGATAATACAATATATAAAAGTGGAAATAAAGAAGATATTTTAAATAGTAAAAACCTATCAAATGTATTTAATATTAATATAGAGTTAGATAAACAAAATGATAGATATTTTATAAAAAGTATAAATAATTAA
- a CDS encoding CoA-binding protein, producing MQCEFATINSNKEEIKSIFENTQTIAIIGCSPDPTKASNKVAKYLKDAGFKIFPVYPKEDEILGEKVYKHLSDIPEKIDMVDIFRKPEVIDKIVDEAIKRGDIDTIWTQLGLVNNDAAKKAIDAGMKVVQNNCTKMEHEALF from the coding sequence ATGCAGTGCGAATTTGCTACAATTAATTCTAATAAAGAAGAGATAAAAAGCATTTTTGAGAATACACAAACAATAGCTATTATAGGTTGCTCTCCAGATCCTACAAAAGCTAGTAATAAAGTTGCAAAATATTTAAAAGATGCTGGGTTTAAAATCTTTCCAGTTTATCCAAAAGAAGATGAAATTTTGGGAGAAAAAGTTTATAAACACTTAAGTGATATTCCTGAAAAAATTGATATGGTTGATATATTTAGAAAACCAGAAGTGATTGATAAAATTGTTGATGAAGCTATAAAAAGAGGTGACATTGATACAATCTGGACTCAATTAGGTTTGGTTAATAATGATGCTGCAAAAAAGGCAATAGACGCAGGTATGAAAGTAGTACAAAATAATTGTACGAAAATGGAGCATGAAGCTTTATTTTAA
- a CDS encoding Crp/Fnr family transcriptional regulator: MNLNQLYLFEDLDEKTLKKIEKISIKTNFSKDNIIFYEGDESNYLHLLIKGVVKLYKSTSTNKEIVMKYFYDNELIAELSNFENIPYPATAVAYSECEILKIDFEKFKKIIYSNEKMILKIQSSLIKKIKNLERIISSQLVLDTHERVAKYIVENQEDFFKTKNVLIAQMLNITPETLSRVLRNYKDKGYIDMKKREINQEELILIYN; this comes from the coding sequence ATGAATTTAAATCAATTATATCTTTTTGAAGATTTAGATGAAAAAACATTAAAGAAAATTGAAAAGATTTCAATTAAAACTAATTTTTCGAAAGATAACATAATCTTTTATGAGGGTGACGAATCAAACTATTTACATTTATTAATAAAAGGTGTAGTAAAACTTTATAAAAGTACAAGTACAAATAAAGAGATTGTTATGAAATACTTTTATGATAATGAACTAATTGCAGAGTTAAGTAATTTTGAAAATATTCCTTATCCTGCTACAGCGGTAGCTTATAGTGAATGCGAAATTTTGAAGATTGATTTTGAGAAGTTTAAAAAAATTATATATTCTAATGAGAAAATGATTTTAAAAATTCAATCTTCTTTAATTAAGAAGATAAAAAATTTAGAAAGAATAATCTCTTCTCAACTTGTTTTAGATACGCATGAAAGAGTTGCTAAGTATATTGTTGAGAATCAAGAAGATTTTTTTAAAACAAAAAATGTTTTAATTGCTCAAATGTTAAATATAACACCTGAAACTTTATCAAGAGTTCTTAGAAACTATAAAGATAAAGGTTATATTGATATGAAAAAAAGAGAAATAAATCAAGAAGAATTAATTTTAATTTATAATTAA
- a CDS encoding glycosyl transferase, translating to MDFKKYIKAVGTGIKGNRDLSEKEIIDAITKILNKDVTNAQIGAFLIGFRVKLESDEELKACVKALKNFMTFYEVKDSIELGYSFDGRVKNPFLFPLYEDILKDFYRKNSDIRRLNLVISTDKLQPAKIGMCAKDLTDELKTNEYVYTFDRQNYLKQLSDLTSLRHELGLRTVFNTVEKLLGVGKSEYAVTTAFHKPYVQKYINIFSDYFKQVTIVKAPEGSPEVFSDGKYWQKLDDKIIEKNFELSHYGINYDKVYENITVEESKKIINNPTQEILKLSKFNIALYLLFANRVDSLQEAWERLN from the coding sequence ATGGATTTTAAAAAGTATATAAAAGCCGTAGGTACAGGGATTAAAGGCAACCGAGATTTATCAGAAAAAGAAATTATCGATGCAATAACAAAAATACTAAATAAAGATGTAACAAATGCACAAATTGGAGCATTTTTAATAGGTTTTAGAGTAAAACTTGAATCAGATGAAGAATTAAAAGCTTGTGTTAAAGCTTTAAAAAATTTTATGACATTTTATGAGGTTAAGGATTCTATTGAACTTGGTTATTCTTTTGATGGAAGAGTAAAAAATCCATTTTTATTTCCTCTATATGAAGATATTTTAAAAGATTTTTATAGAAAAAATAGTGATATACGAAGATTAAATCTTGTTATTTCTACAGATAAATTGCAACCTGCAAAAATTGGTATGTGTGCAAAAGATTTAACAGATGAATTAAAAACAAATGAATATGTTTATACTTTCGATAGACAAAATTACTTAAAACAATTAAGTGATTTAACATCTTTAAGACATGAATTAGGACTTCGAACTGTTTTTAATACAGTTGAGAAACTTTTAGGAGTTGGAAAAAGTGAATATGCTGTAACTACAGCTTTTCATAAACCTTATGTACAAAAATATATAAATATTTTTAGTGATTATTTTAAACAAGTGACTATAGTAAAAGCACCAGAAGGTAGTCCTGAAGTTTTTTCAGATGGAAAATATTGGCAAAAATTAGATGATAAAATTATTGAAAAAAATTTTGAATTATCTCATTATGGAATAAATTATGATAAGGTATATGAAAATATAACTGTTGAAGAATCAAAAAAAATAATTAATAATCCTACTCAAGAGATATTAAAGTTAAGTAAGTTTAATATAGCTTTATATTTATTATTTGCAAATAGAGTTGATTCATTACAAGAAGCTTGGGAAAGATTAAATTAA
- a CDS encoding RrF2 family transcriptional regulator — protein sequence MLLTKKSEYALLSLVSIAKSDKPKNVDVLSKELNISKSFLAKVMQNLAKNDIVISHRGVNGGFVLKKSYDKLTILEITTAAEEKIPSVFECSPSVNSCPSDIANVCTIWPLLNNLQKKINVFLEDLTLKDIAS from the coding sequence ATGTTATTAACAAAAAAGAGTGAATATGCACTTCTATCTTTAGTATCTATTGCAAAAAGTGATAAACCAAAAAATGTAGATGTATTATCTAAAGAGTTAAATATATCAAAATCTTTTTTAGCAAAAGTTATGCAAAACTTGGCAAAAAATGATATTGTAATATCACATAGAGGTGTAAATGGTGGGTTTGTTCTAAAAAAATCATATGATAAATTAACAATTTTAGAAATTACAACAGCAGCAGAAGAGAAAATACCTTCTGTTTTTGAATGTTCTCCATCTGTTAATTCATGTCCATCAGATATTGCTAATGTTTGCACAATTTGGCCTTTACTAAATAATTTACAAAAAAAAATAAACGTGTTCTTAGAGGATTTAACTCTTAAGGACATTGCTTCATGA
- a CDS encoding type IV pili methyl-accepting chemotaxis transducer N-terminal domain-containing protein, whose amino-acid sequence MKKSQTISSKIKTIGLIFVILIASVIATTIYLNAKNEKDALIINIAGKQRMLTQKISKNVFYLYHNNKKSFTELDNASQEFIYNLNTLKNGNELIEINRSPTDEISNQIFKVEILWKNFYKNINKFEELLQSRDKNDKKTEDLLKNIVENVYETNNKLLNEVDKIVSLYTTYAENKTDLITYFQYLFALIIILLIIYSYFKLKNMEENAKKFLELTKKIKNAEIAEPIDMADFQAEDEIVEATTSINCFINKINAAMKYSDSASKKLEDLTNEFDEILEELKDSQDLSNQLFKSEDMVIESQENLLNFTHKLEDLKKELNSLSQNCKHN is encoded by the coding sequence ATGAAAAAATCACAAACAATAAGTAGTAAAATAAAGACAATTGGTTTAATTTTTGTAATTTTAATAGCTAGCGTGATAGCAACAACTATTTATCTTAATGCAAAAAATGAAAAAGATGCATTAATCATAAATATTGCTGGTAAACAAAGAATGCTTACCCAAAAAATTTCTAAAAATGTATTTTATTTATATCATAATAATAAAAAAAGCTTCACAGAATTAGATAATGCCTCACAAGAATTTATTTATAATTTGAACACATTAAAAAATGGAAATGAATTGATAGAAATTAATAGATCTCCTACAGATGAAATATCAAATCAAATCTTTAAAGTTGAAATCTTATGGAAAAATTTTTATAAAAATATAAATAAATTTGAAGAACTACTTCAATCAAGAGATAAAAATGATAAAAAAACTGAAGATTTATTAAAAAATATTGTTGAAAATGTTTATGAAACAAATAATAAACTTTTAAATGAAGTTGATAAAATTGTAAGTTTATATACAACATATGCAGAAAATAAAACGGATTTAATCACATATTTCCAATACTTATTTGCTCTTATTATCATTTTATTAATCATATATAGTTATTTCAAATTAAAGAATATGGAAGAAAATGCAAAAAAATTCCTTGAACTTACAAAAAAAATAAAAAATGCAGAGATTGCAGAACCAATTGATATGGCTGATTTTCAAGCAGAAGATGAAATTGTTGAAGCTACAACATCAATAAATTGTTTTATCAATAAAATAAATGCAGCAATGAAATACTCTGATAGTGCATCAAAAAAACTTGAAGATTTAACTAATGAATTCGATGAAATATTAGAAGAGTTAAAAGATTCTCAAGATTTATCAAATCAACTTTTTAAAAGTGAAGATATGGTTATTGAATCCCAAGAAAACTTATTAAACTTTACTCATAAATTAGAAGATTTAAAAAAAGAGTTAAATTCACTTAGCCAAAATTGCAAACATAATTAA
- a CDS encoding Crp/Fnr family transcriptional regulator: MNLQETIKSIDFFNSLTAEQIDILCDFSNITSYEKDSILYYESDENNKLMFLIDGLLKVFKVDKFGNEIFLYHIYKNNMISELSSINNTKIHCFSNAEFIEDSKVLSVNYEKFKENFLDKNILTSELIEVLLNKSQQFQCIINRELVFDATAKVAFMLKQDLHMFNKLKRQEVSFMLHIQPETLSRVLKRLTRNNIINIENGDVQIIDENSLVSIFKGIGV, from the coding sequence TTGAATTTACAAGAAACTATAAAATCTATTGATTTTTTCAATAGTTTAACAGCAGAACAAATAGACATATTATGTGATTTTTCAAATATTACATCATATGAGAAGGATTCTATTTTATATTATGAAAGTGATGAAAATAACAAATTAATGTTTTTGATTGATGGTTTATTAAAAGTTTTCAAAGTTGATAAATTTGGTAATGAAATATTTTTGTACCATATTTATAAAAATAATATGATTTCTGAACTTTCATCTATTAACAATACAAAAATTCACTGTTTTTCAAATGCTGAGTTTATTGAAGATTCAAAAGTTTTATCAGTAAATTATGAAAAATTCAAAGAAAATTTTTTAGATAAAAATATTTTAACCTCAGAATTAATAGAGGTTTTATTAAATAAAAGTCAGCAATTTCAATGTATTATAAATAGAGAACTTGTATTTGACGCAACTGCAAAAGTTGCATTTATGTTAAAACAAGATTTACATATGTTTAATAAATTAAAAAGACAAGAAGTTTCATTTATGTTGCATATTCAACCTGAAACTTTATCAAGAGTATTAAAAAGATTAACAAGAAACAATATAATTAATATTGAAAATGGTGATGTACAAATAATTGATGAGAATTCATTAGTATCTATATTTAAAGGTATTGGGGTATGA
- the rpsO gene encoding 30S ribosomal protein S15, with protein MALDQDVKASIIAKFKRNDKDTGSAEVQVAILTEQIKVLTEHLKTNKKDHSSRLGLLKMVGKRKRLLQYLKKTDYERFTSLVAELGIRAK; from the coding sequence ATGGCTTTAGATCAGGACGTAAAAGCAAGTATTATTGCAAAGTTCAAAAGAAATGATAAAGATACAGGTTCAGCAGAAGTTCAAGTTGCTATATTAACAGAGCAAATTAAAGTACTTACAGAGCATTTAAAAACAAATAAAAAAGATCACTCTTCAAGATTAGGTCTTTTAAAAATGGTTGGTAAAAGAAAAAGACTTTTACAATACCTAAAGAAAACTGATTATGAAAGATTTACTTCTTTAGTTGCTGAGTTAGGAATTAGAGCTAAGTAA
- the hsrA gene encoding homeostatic response regulator transcription factor HsrA → MRILIIEDEITLNRTLQEGLTDFGYQVDAAENYKDAEYFIDIRNYDLVLTDWMLPDGDGIELCKIVKNRSSRTAVVIISARDDKESEIEALKSGADDYIKKPFDFDILLARIEARLRFGGTNVIEIEDLVINPDEEKIIYNDEEIELKGKPFEVLTHLARHRDQIVSKEQLLDAIWEEPELVTPNVIEVAINQIRQKMDKPLNISTIETIRRRGYRFCYPESHEDAE, encoded by the coding sequence ATGAGAATTTTAATTATTGAAGATGAGATAACATTAAACAGAACACTGCAGGAAGGATTGACTGATTTTGGATATCAAGTAGATGCAGCAGAAAACTATAAAGATGCAGAATATTTCATAGATATTAGAAATTACGATTTAGTATTAACAGACTGGATGCTACCAGATGGGGATGGTATTGAATTGTGTAAAATCGTAAAAAATAGAAGCTCAAGAACTGCTGTTGTTATAATTTCAGCAAGAGATGATAAAGAGAGTGAAATTGAAGCATTAAAATCTGGTGCTGATGATTATATTAAAAAACCATTTGACTTCGATATCTTACTAGCGAGAATTGAAGCTAGATTAAGATTTGGTGGAACAAATGTAATTGAGATTGAAGATTTAGTTATCAATCCAGATGAAGAAAAAATCATTTATAATGATGAAGAGATTGAATTAAAAGGTAAACCTTTTGAAGTATTAACTCACTTAGCTAGACATAGAGATCAAATAGTTTCAAAAGAACAACTTCTTGATGCAATTTGGGAAGAACCTGAACTAGTAACTCCTAATGTAATTGAAGTTGCAATCAATCAAATTAGACAAAAAATGGATAAACCTCTAAATATCTCTACAATTGAAACAATTAGAAGAAGAGGTTATAGATTCTGTTACCCAGAATCTCATGAAGACGCAGAATAA